A genomic segment from Rhizoctonia solani chromosome 11, complete sequence encodes:
- a CDS encoding integrase core domain protein, with protein MAEKTPTITGASGLHQIPSLRGTENYNTWRIQMEDILTNLDLYSYVDGTNERPKPKIKIRVTGRKDDDGNDLPDLEVGNDDSAYTEWIKANRKALSNIRLRVEGNVLTHIQSCKYSADAWNLLAATFQVKGTVGLIDLQRKFFSHRMSDSKDIEEHIQCMRGWFQQINDIAPNSCTEADWITTLVASLPDSWDTFTQSVSFEFNTEDKNKLANQVSDLRSRIMAEAHQRNTQQPDGKIFFATNKPSFNKFVRTNMSNKGPDKSKSKCNNCGKIGHWAAKCRGPGGGAFKPNHSNKGGQPNRRFNTPGKARNGNARTHIAIANNSKHKEYAFLTLEDKISLIGKTPNTWIADSGTTTHIAIDWNAFSNYTKSSGYVAGVTGKEPIMGRGTVELLCLNNTEKNKYTKIRLTNVAHVPSLPANLISLSLVTDKGTRILMDQNELQILDKNNRPIIIGSKLKNCKQGNLWKISVKPVNNCNQKLENNKLTEIVLTKQTGRTWFEWHKVLGHIGPQALQQLKSNKAINGMEIIEDNIGLNFECNVSDKARAMLLKLGAPKFLWNKAIAYACYLKNRVPTQVQGKFWKTPFKAFWGKRPNGESRSKLELKTFTALFTGILDVQGKSWRYYKTGANRILHSRNILFPRTHTQANNIHNNTDWGESVVPPAEGERMTRTNSTAEQCNKNARTGGANQVSEQIKSETKHTSELKDIKSKGKSKQKASNSPSQSTEPKLTTHAAVPKPSSTCSKLTMPHSGTCLDTAESACKINANPSLKSSGVQTRRQNPNKPKLTLDTNYGGVKITVKDTAAAPTGLSSPNIPGAFTNYVTELDKYCNDSGSNYSNAYILGTSANQHNSVTNITLFCSHIPSLVSNTSSIISAPTIPTKLASELAAQEEPRIPAFTPTGELAGQFGELKLTSEHFPPPAESILETFTNNNLHWVFAANLLATSNNPTTEEALLGPDADKWKAAMEQEIATLEKQGTYNTSTLPPGRKAMGCQWVLS; from the exons ATGGCTGAGAAAACACCAACCATTACTGGTGCAAGCGGATTGCACCAAATCCCATCCCTCCGGGGAACTGAGAATTACAACACATGGCGTATACAGATGGAAGATATACTTACCAATCTCGATCTGTATAGCTATGTAGACGGCACAAATGAAAGACCCAAACCTAAGATAAAAATCAGGGTTACTGGTCGCAAAGACGATGATGGAAACGACTTACCCGATCTTGAAGTAGGCAATGATGATTCCGCATACACGGAATGGATCAAAGCCAATCGTAAAGCACTGTCAAATATTAGACTAAGAGTCGAAGGGAACGTACTTACACACATacaatcatgtaaatactccGCCGACGCTTGGAATCTCTTGGCAGCAACATTTCAAGTTAAGGGTACTGTTGGACTAATTGACTTACAAAGAAAGTTCTTCAGCCACAGGATGTCGGACAGCaaagacattgaggaacacatacaatgtatgcgtggatggttccaacaaatcaatgacaTTGCACCAAACTCGTGCACTGAAGCCGATTGGATAACCACGTTAGTAGCAAGCCTACCTGACTCATGGGACACGTTCACCCAGTCTGTAAGCTTCGAATTCAACACTGAAGACAAGAATAAATTAGCCAATCAAGTGAGTGACCTACGCTCACGTATTATGGCCGAAGCACACCAAAGAAATACCCAACAACCTGACGGTAAGATTTTCTTTGCTACAAATAAACCAAGCTTCAATAAATTTGTACGTACCAATATGAGTAATAAAGGCCCAGATAAGTCTAAATCAAAATGCAATAACTGCGGAAAGATTGGACACTGGGCAGCCAAATGCCGAGGTCCAGGTGGAGGCGCATTCAAGCCCAACCATTCAAATAAAGGTGGTCAACCAAACAGAAGATTCAACACACCAGGAAAAGCTAGGAATGGCAATGCCCgcacgcatatagccatagCTAATAACTCCAAACATAAAGAATATGCGTTCTTGACCCTTGAGGACAAAATAAGCCTGATAGGCAAGACCCCCAACACCTGGATAGCGGATAGCGGCACTACTACTCACATagcaattgattggaatgcaTTCTCCAATTATACCAAGTCATCTGGCTACGTTGCCGGAGTCACTGGCAAAGAGCCAATAATGGGCCGCGGCACTGTAGAGCTATTGTGCTTAAATAATACAGAGAAGAACAAATACACAAAGATTAGGCTCACCAATGTAGCTCACGTGCCAAGTTTGCCCGCAAACCTAATCAGCTTATCATTAGTAACTGATAAAGGCACTAGAATTCTGATGGATCAGAATGAATTGCAAATACTAGATAAAAACAATAGACCAATCATTATCGGATCAAAGTTGAAAAattgcaaacaaggaaacctTTGGAAGATCAGCGTGAAACCCGTAAACAATTGCAATCAGAAGCTCGAGAACAATAAACTTACTGAAATAGTACTGACCAAACAAACCGGACGCACATGGTTTGAATGGCACAAGGTACTTGGGCACATTGGCCCGCAAGCACTCCAACAACTAAAATCCAACAAAGCAATCAACGGAATGGAGATAATAGAAGACAACATTGGACTCAACTTTGAATGCAACGTAT CAGACAAAGCACGTGCAATGCTACTCAAATTGGGCGCACCAAAGTTCCTTTGGAACAAAGCAATTGCGTACGCCTGTTACCTGAAAAATCGAGTACCGACGCAAGTGCAAGGAAAGTTCTGGAAAACGCCGTTCAAAGCGTTTTGGGGTAAGAGACCCAAC GGGGAGAGCCGCTCTAAGTTAGAATTGAAGACGTTCACGGCTCTATTTACCGGCATATTGGACGTTCAAGGCAAAAGCTGGCGTTATTACAAAACGGGAGCGAACCGTATATTGCACTCACGCAATATATTGTTCCCAAGAACCCATACACAGGCCAATAACATACACAACAACACGGATTGGGGGGAATCAGTCGTTCCACCTGCTGAGGGGGAGAGAATGACTCGCACCAACAGCACTGCGGAACAATGCAACAAAAATGCTAGAACAGGGGGAGCAAATCAAGTCAGTGAACAAATCAAGTCAGAAACAAAACATACTAGTGAGCTGAAAGATATaaaaagcaaaggaaagaGCAAACAGAAAGCATCAAACTCACCAAGCCAATCTACTGAGCCTAAACTCACTACTCACGCTGCTGTTCCTAAACCCAGCTCTACTTGTTCTAAGCTTACTATGCCCCACTCTGGGACTTGTCTTGATACTGCTGAATCTGCTTGCAAGATCAATGCAAACCCCTCCCTCAAGTCCTCTGGCGTCCAAACCCGTCGCCAAAACCCCAACAAGCCCAAGCTCACCTTGGACACCAACTATGGAGGTGTCAAGATCACTGTCAAAGACACTGCCGCCGCTCCCACCGGTTTGTCTAGCCCAAACATCCCTGGTGCATTCACTAACTATGTTACAGAACTTGACAAATACTGCAATGACTCAGGAAGCAATTACtccaacgcatacatccttgGAACAAGCGCAAATCAACACAATTCAGTCACCAACATCACCTTGTTTTGTTCCCACATCCCCTCGCTTGTCTCCAACACCTCGTCTATTATATCTGCCCCAACTATCCCAACCAAACTCGCCTCTGAATTGGCCGCACAGGAGGAACCACGGATCCCGGCCTTCACCCCAACCGGTGAGTTGGCTGGACAATTTGGTGAACTCAAACTTACCTCAGAACACTTCCCACCGCCAGCAGAATCCATCCTGGAGACCTTCACAAACAACAACCTGCACTGGGTTTTTGCCGCCAACCTTCTGGCAACCAGCAATAACCCAACCACTGAGGAGGCATTATTGGGACCAGACGcggacaaatggaaggcaGCAATGGAACAGGAGATTGCAACCTTGGAGAAACAGGGAACGTACAACACCTCAACGCTCCCACCAGGCAGGAAGGCAATGGGATGCCAATGGGtactgtcgtag